One stretch of Streptococcus australis DNA includes these proteins:
- the dnaJ gene encoding molecular chaperone DnaJ: MNNTEFYDRLGVSKNASADEIKKAYRKLSKKYHPDINKEPGAEEKYKEVQEAYETLSDDQKRAAYDQYGTAGANGGFGGTGGFGGFDGAGGFGGFEDIFSSFFGGGGSSRNPNAPRQGDDLQYRVNLTFEEAIFGTEKEVKYNREASCRTCNGSGAKPGTSPVTCGRCHGAGVINVDTQTPLGMMRRQVTCDVCHGRGKEIKDPCTTCHGTGHEKQAHSVHVKIPAGVETGQQIRLAGQGEAGFNGGPYGDLYVVVSVEASDKFEREGTNIFYKLNLNIVQATLGDTVEIPTVHGDVELVIPEGTQTGKKFRLRGKGAPSLRGGAVGDQYVTVNVVTPTGLNDRQKAALKEFAAAGDLKVNPKKKGFFDHIKDAFEGE, from the coding sequence ATGAACAATACTGAATTTTATGATCGTCTGGGGGTGTCAAAAAACGCTTCGGCAGACGAGATCAAAAAGGCTTATCGTAAGCTTTCAAAAAAATATCACCCAGATATCAACAAGGAGCCTGGTGCTGAGGAAAAATACAAGGAAGTTCAAGAAGCCTATGAGACTTTGAGTGACGACCAAAAACGTGCTGCCTATGACCAATATGGTACTGCAGGCGCTAACGGTGGCTTTGGTGGTACTGGCGGTTTTGGTGGCTTTGACGGAGCAGGTGGTTTCGGTGGTTTTGAAGATATCTTCTCAAGTTTCTTCGGCGGAGGCGGTTCTTCACGCAATCCTAACGCTCCTCGCCAAGGTGATGACCTCCAATACCGTGTGAATTTGACTTTTGAAGAAGCCATTTTCGGAACGGAAAAAGAAGTTAAATACAACCGTGAAGCCAGCTGTCGTACATGTAATGGCTCTGGTGCTAAGCCAGGGACAAGTCCAGTCACTTGTGGACGCTGTCATGGCGCTGGTGTTATTAACGTCGATACGCAGACTCCGCTTGGTATGATGCGTCGTCAAGTAACCTGTGATGTCTGTCATGGTCGCGGAAAGGAAATCAAAGATCCATGTACAACTTGTCACGGAACAGGCCATGAAAAACAAGCTCATAGCGTACATGTGAAGATTCCTGCTGGTGTGGAAACAGGCCAACAAATCCGCCTAGCGGGTCAAGGTGAAGCAGGCTTTAATGGTGGACCTTATGGCGACTTGTACGTGGTGGTTTCAGTGGAAGCCAGCGATAAGTTCGAACGTGAAGGAACAAACATTTTCTACAAGTTGAATCTCAATATTGTCCAAGCAACCCTTGGTGATACTGTGGAGATTCCAACAGTGCATGGAGATGTTGAATTGGTCATCCCAGAGGGAACTCAGACTGGCAAGAAATTCCGTCTACGTGGCAAGGGAGCACCGAGCCTTCGTGGCGGTGCCGTTGGTGACCAATATGTTACTGTCAATGTCGTAACTCCGACAGGCTTGAACGACCGTCAAAAAGCAGCGCTTAAAGAATTCGCAGCTGCAGGTGACTTGAAAGTCAATCCAAAGAAAAAAGGCTTCTTTGACCATATAAAAGATGCCTTTGAA